TTGTACAAATCTAGCTTCCTAGCAGACCAAATTACGCTTGCTCTGATGCAAGGTCTTGACATTGAAGATCTGACAAATCAGTTGGTAGAGGTAGATCATGAACACGAATTCATCAAGCACcaccaagaaattgacGCAAAATTCGATCAAATAGTCGGGAAATATGACGTCTCAAACTAAATTATGTAGTATTTCACATCAAACGTAAGTATAAGATATTAAGTATTGGTCATTTATATGTCGTGCATGCCATTTTGTTGAAGTCGAAAAAGAATGACATCGAACATTGAGTGACACAGCATAAAGATACCCGTGGGGTTTTTGGTCAACAAATGGAGAAGCATTATGTGTTTATTCAGAATAAAGGGCAATATACCCTTGGCTTGAGAGAATAGATGGTTCagtaatttttctttaatatatatacattatagtatttattttctgaTAATTTGGATAggttccttttttttttcgttcatGCATCCTAGAATTTAGCATTAGGGAAAATCAACATTATCTTCAACCTTAAATGGTGTTGGAAGTGGAGCATTAACGTCTTTCATTTGTCTTACAGTTTCGATTAGCTCTATAGGTTCTTTGGGTTCCTTATCTCTCAAAACTACCACACCGTTGTTTCCTTTGAATTTACGTACGGGAACAAATCTGTCGTCCTTGATAAAGGAGATATATCTCGATTGTTGGGGTAATATACGAGTCATGTTTTCAACTTTGTAAGGTTTTGAGGAGTATTTATTCTTgtaaaattcttcatcattttcctttgtttCCTTTATGTCTTTTTTATCTGCCtccctttccttttccttttcctcacgctcttttttcttttcttcttcattaggacctttttccttctttgtcttttttgCTCTTGCCTTTGCTCTAGCTGTGGTGGAAAGAACTGCTGTTGCTACCTTTTCTACTTCCTTACCACTCGCTTCTACATACATCTTTGGGTAGCTGAATACATCCTCTTTAGCATAACAATTCATTTGGAATTTAGGTATAGCTTGATCACTACCGCGAATACCAATTACTGTCGTTGGTGTAAAAGATAGCGATAAAAAGTGTGACAAAGGAAACCAATACCAAAATTGTGAGAACATGACCAGACCAACCACCGATTTGGCATCCAAAGTGCCTGTGTCTGCGTTCTCCAGCTGAATCGTAACATTGCGACCACCAGCATTCATTATCCCTTGCGCTACGCATGCACCAAATTTAGCTAAGCCCTCTTGATGTTTATTCGTGATTACACTCAGGAAATTCTTGTTAATCTCGGCAACTTGGGGATTTGACTTTTCTGTTTGTTGAATTAGAATCATAGATAAAGCAATCATGGCCGCTTGGCGAACAAAATCAACTGAATCCTTTGTCAATGGTTCTAAAACGTCGATTGCTGATTGTAGGCCTTTACCAGCACATGCAATACCAAGGGCAAATGCAGTACCACATCTGACATGTGCATTATGTGATTCTGATAGAAGTTGGACGATTCTTGGGACAGTAGTATAATCACGTAAGAGAACGAAACCCAACGCGATGACTGCAGCTCTCCTAACATCATCGTTGGAGTCTGAAACGGCGACATGCAACAACCTCTTGACGGCAGAATTGTTGCCTGTACCCGCATAGGCCAATGCAATTGTGAAAGCACCACCATAGCGCAATAAAGACTTATCGCTTGCTAACATCTTCACAATCAAATCATCTGCCAGCTCTTGGCGACCATAATTTATCAAAGCCAAGCCAACGGCTAAACCGCGTGTAATGTTACCATGCTGGGTTTCTTGAGAATACGTGAACATATCGTGAGTGGCTTCGGGCTTACCAGTTCCTAACATACACAGACCCATACCCAATGCAGCAGCTTCTCCAGATGTAGCGGAGTCATTATAAAGAACTTCCTTCAGGGCTTCATAAACTTCGATATTAGCTGAACCCATGGCAGCAAGACCAATACCCAAAGAAGCACCGTGTAACAAGACATCTACGTCTTCATCGCCTGTAGTTCCACTATTCTCGActatgatatttttcaagtagTCAGTGGTATCGCGACCAAAACCAGCGTAAATTAGACCAAGACCATACAATGATCCGCCCTTGATGAATCTAGAAGAGGCTCGACTACCTGGCAAGTAAGGGGCCATTACTTTTCTACCTTCCAACAAATTACCTTTATGGATGACACCTAGTGAGGCTGTGGCGGTGAACTTTGCCCAGTTTTGGGCTTTTCCTAACCAGGGAAGGTTTGCTTTGATAAACGAATTGTCAGTGGTACCAGCGTGCATAAACCCGTTAGCAACACTAACAGCGGTGTGGAACAGAGAAAACTTCCCATCCAAAGCTGATTTAGACTTGTTTAGAAGACCGATATCGATgcttttattattcaaaagaaaagtattATAATAATCGCAGGTCGGTAGACCagataaaatattcaataagGCGGAATCATAACCCTGGGTAGTTAATTCAGTGACCAATATCTCAAGCAATTGTTGAGACGCAGAAGAAACTAGATCAAATGCAATTTGGGAGGACAGtccttcatcattttcttcctttaatttttcaaacagtTGTAATGCCAATTCAGCATCATTCAAATTCACAACTACTTTATTGAGCGTCAAATAATCGCGATTAGACATATTCATtaggaaataaaaagattttcttaGGATTGAGGACCtaaatttaaaatttgTTACGGTGGTTATGGCAAGGGTTAATAAGTAATTGATAATTTTCACGTTTTCAGAAGCGGAATCGTTAGCcaatttgtttttcaagGCACTTTCAATTATATCCAATCTATAGCCTTCTAAAGCAATTCCTAAAGCTAGTTTCAGTTCGGATGCTttcaaacatttttctatcattcgttcaaaaatggaCGTTAATTTTGGATCAATGGTATCCTTAATGTAAAATTGTTCGTCCTCATTGTATTGTTTGGAAGCCTTCTGAACATACATCTCAAtactttttgaaacaatagtttcaacaaattgCGATTGTTCATCTATATCAAAGCGATCCGCTGCGGCAAGGGCATATCTGACAGCGGATTCGTATTCACCAAGGTTGTAATAGACTTTGGAAGCAATCAACGCAGCCATTTCACGGTCAGAAAAGGTGTCATCATCATATAACGCTTCAATATCTGGCAGTTCATTCGAAATCTCAGACCATAACTGGTCTACAACAGTATTTATAGTTTCTAAGGCATATGTCTTAACTGAATCTTGATTCTCCCTCAATAGTGCTAAAAGTGGAGCAGCAGTAGTCAAGGACATATTTACCAGTGATATTTGAACTCAATCTGCTTCGGATTATCTTTTGTTAGATAGACTtccacatttttttccccttAGGTCCAAGCCATTACTTATACGTATCGAGTTTTGCCACCGAAAGTAAATGAAACTCGATCCTTCTTCCTCctttcgaaaaaaaagtatatTACCCGCATCGGTTTAATTAACACAGCGGGAGTAAGCTGAATATGGAGTGAGCTAGACAGGCGTTACTTTCTGCATCATGGGACTATACTATATTAGAGGTGGACATTGAATGTTTggtgttctttttctctatcCTATATGctataagaagaaagggaaagaCGTAAAtctatgtatatataatcaGTACAATAGCCTGATAGAAACTTTAGCAGAAGTTTGATTCAGCTTTTCATATATATCCTTGATTTCACTTTGATTAACCGAGGAGATATCTGCCATTAAATAGGCGATTTCACCATGAGAATCGGAAAATTGTTTTTCGATGTTATGATCGGACAGGATATCATTAACTGTCTTCAGAACACCAGGAACGTTACgatgaatatataagaCACGCACTGTGTTCTCTTGATCGTAGTCGAGAGACTTCAAACTGACTTCTGGGAAATTCACAGCGCCCACAGAGTTTCCTTCATTGATATACTTAGTCAAAGATGTTGCGACTTCGATACCAATGGCACTTTGAGCTTCTTCGGTAGAACCACCAATGTGAGGTGTCAAGATGATATTTGGTAATGAAACCAGTTCGGAAGTCCAGTTATTCAGCTCATCGTTGAATGAACCCTCACCGTTTTTAGCTGGTTCATGTGGGTAGACATCCAAGGCGGCTCCTGCAATTTTATTGGCTTTCATAGCTTGGATCAAAGATGGAATATCTACTACAGTACCTCTTGAGGCGTTGATCACATACGCACCATCTTTCATTGCTGCAAACTGGGGCGCAGataacattttttcagtctCAGGAGTAGCTGGTACATGTAATGTCACAAAGTCAGACTTGTTCAATAATTCATCTAATGTGGAAACCTGTCTAGCTGTACCCAATGCCATTATTGTTACAATATCGTAGTATAACACATGTAATCCCATAGCTTCTGCAAGAACAGACAGTTGAGAACCAATGTGACCATAACCTATGATACCAAGGGTTTTCCCTCTTACCTCCCAACATCTAGCAGCAACTTTGTTCCATGTTCCTGTATGCAATTCAATGGATCTATCACCTAATTGTCTTGCCAAACTGATAACTTCAGCAATGACCAATTCCGCTACGGATCTCGAATTGGAGAAAGGTGAGTTGAATACGGCAATACCTTTACTAGCAGCATATTTCAAATCAACTTGGTTGGTACCTATGCAAAAACAACCAACACAAACAAGATTTCTGGCATGCTGCAGTATTTTCTCAGTTAATCTAGTTTTTGATCTGATACCGATCGCGTGAacatctttgattttttcgatCAATTCGTCCTCAGGCAGAGAAGACTTTAGGAATTCTACTTGATAACCCTggtctttgaaaatcttaATTGCAGTTGAATTGACATTCTCCAAcaataaaatcttcatGTCACCGGTAGAAAAAGGTTTTAGGGCCTTTGATTGTTTTGTGATGCTTACACGACGAGGTAGTGTATTCATGAATGACTGAGTTGGTGAGGTCGAGACCGCACCTGGAGAACCGGAAAAGTTCATGGCACGTTGAAATGAATCTTGTAAATTATCAGTAGCAAAGTTAGACATTTTTAGGGAGAGGAATTTAAATTAAGTCTAATGTATTACCCAATATACTGGaaataagaaataaaaatcagcacaaaaaaatttcgttAAACTAGCTCAGTACCTTCTTATgtacaaaaatttcaaaatttcagaaGCTATTATATAGTAGTGACTCGTTCTTAACTTAGAGAATCTGGCCCACGCTTAGCTGAGCACAGTCCGGCTGACGGCCAAAATCTTCGCTTAAAAAAATGTGGCATTTTCTGCATCTTCAGGGAAGCAAAAAGCGTAGTATTACTGACGGTGCACGTGACATTATGGAAAACAATAGCATTtgtttgctttttttgctaTGAACTTTTTAGCTTCCCAGACTATCAGCTTACGAGAACAAGCGGAGAATGCTGAGGATGAAGGATCATCGTGTACAAACGACTgtttatataaataaatgaGTTTTACGTGACGACACTATTGACGTCGATATTAGCGGAGCTTGCTAATGATTCCCATAATGAATACAATTGCTCCCGCAAGCCTTTATTGACCATGTCTGCGAAACCCATTGAGTGCTTACACCAAACAATTCCATcagttttgttttctttgattatGCAGTTGACGCCTatgttccaacaatagGTAGCTATAGTTTCTAATTCTCTTTGAAGAGTACCGTCGGTATCCAAAAGACTCAATTGATTTAATTCTAAAATCTTAAAAACCCTCTCCAACGTGCGCAGGTTGACCTCATGATTAAGATGCATGGCATTTTCCAGTAGAATTCGCAGCCAAGTACAGAGTTCATCTTGCTTTATTTCTGTACCTATGTTTCTGCTCAAGACAGTTTCAATTATCTCCACAAGAATCCCTTTAGGTAAATCTTCCATATTCGATGAGACATCGATCAGTAACGAATCCACGCCGCTATTTTGATATGTCtctgttttctttaataTGTCTAGAATCTTAGTTTGATCACTAATAGTTAATGCACTTTCCACTTGTATTGTTAGCGCTTCCAGAAAACATTCATTTAGTGTTTTTTTATCCTCTGGAGATGATCCATCTTTGAATTCTGAGCTTTTTCTCATAACAT
The nucleotide sequence above comes from Saccharomyces kudriavzevii IFO 1802 strain IFO1802 genome assembly, chromosome: 9. Encoded proteins:
- the RPN2 gene encoding proteasome regulatory particle base subunit RPN2 (similar to Saccharomyces cerevisiae RPN2 (YIL075C); ancestral locus Anc_7.274) — protein: MSLTTAAPLLALLRENQDSVKTYALETINTVVDQLWSEISNELPDIEALYDDDTFSDREMAALIASKVYYNLGEYESAVRYALAAADRFDIDEQSQFVETIVSKSIEMYVQKASKQYNEDEQFYIKDTIDPKLTSIFERMIEKCLKASELKLALGIALEGYRLDIIESALKNKLANDSASENVKIINYLLTLAITTVTNFKFRSSILRKSFYFLMNMSNRDYLTLNKVVVNLNDAELALQLFEKLKEENDEGLSSQIAFDLVSSASQQLLEILVTELTTQGYDSALLNILSGLPTCDYYNTFLLNNKSIDIGLLNKSKSALDGKFSLFHTAVSVANGFMHAGTTDNSFIKANLPWLGKAQNWAKFTATASLGVIHKGNLLEGRKVMAPYLPGSRASSRFIKGGSLYGLGLIYAGFGRDTTDYLKNIIVENSGTTGDEDVDVLLHGASLGIGLAAMGSANIEVYEALKEVLYNDSATSGEAAALGMGLCMLGTGKPEATHDMFTYSQETQHGNITRGLAVGLALINYGRQELADDLIVKMLASDKSLLRYGGAFTIALAYAGTGNNSAVKRLLHVAVSDSNDDVRRAAVIALGFVLLRDYTTVPRIVQLLSESHNAHVRCGTAFALGIACAGKGLQSAIDVLEPLTKDSVDFVRQAAMIALSMILIQQTEKSNPQVAEINKNFLSVITNKHQEGLAKFGACVAQGIMNAGGRNVTIQLENADTGTLDAKSVVGLVMFSQFWYWFPLSHFLSLSFTPTTVIGIRGSDQAIPKFQMNCYAKEDVFSYPKMYVEASGKEVEKVATAVLSTTARAKARAKKTKKEKGPNEEEKKKEREEKEKEREADKKDIKETKENDEEFYKNKYSSKPYKVENMTRILPQQSRYISFIKDDRFVPVRKFKGNNGVVVLRDKEPKEPIELIETVRQMKDVNAPLPTPFKVEDNVDFP
- the SER33 gene encoding phosphoglycerate dehydrogenase SER33 (similar to Saccharomyces cerevisiae SER3 (YER081W) and SER33 (YIL074C); ancestral locus Anc_7.273), which codes for MSNFATDNLQDSFQRAMNFSGSPGAVSTSPTQSFMNTLPRRVSITKQSKALKPFSTGDMKILLLENVNSTAIKIFKDQGYQVEFLKSSLPEDELIEKIKDVHAIGIRSKTRLTEKILQHARNLVCVGCFCIGTNQVDLKYAASKGIAVFNSPFSNSRSVAELVIAEVISLARQLGDRSIELHTGTWNKVAARCWEVRGKTLGIIGYGHIGSQLSVLAEAMGLHVLYYDIVTIMALGTARQVSTLDELLNKSDFVTLHVPATPETEKMLSAPQFAAMKDGAYVINASRGTVVDIPSLIQAMKANKIAGAALDVYPHEPAKNGEGSFNDELNNWTSELVSLPNIILTPHIGGSTEEAQSAIGIEVATSLTKYINEGNSVGAVNFPEVSLKSLDYDQENTVRVLYIHRNVPGVLKTVNDILSDHNIEKQFSDSHGEIAYLMADISSVNQSEIKDIYEKLNQTSAKVSIRLLY